The sequence GCAGGCCCAGAAGTGCTCGAGCACGGTGAATACCGCAGCGAGCACCAGCGTGACGGGAAGCATCTTCTGGATGGTCTCGCCGAGCATCAGGGCGACTTGCATGGGCAGGCTCGACATCGTCGCCTCACTTCGGAATTGCTGTCCAGCCTAGGCGTACTCCGCGAAATTTAAGGGAGGGTGAAGCCGGCGGCGTGCGTGCGCCGGATTCGGCGCAGGACCGAATTTCAACTGCCGCCTTAAGGTGAAATTCACTCTGGGCAAAAGCATCGCGCAAGGCGCGGGTTTGCGCGATCGAATTAACTCTACCGAAAGAGCTCGGCTCACATGTTCGTCGCGTCAACGACAGCGCCGAACGAGGCGATCCCAACCAGACGGAGTTTTGTTCATGAAGAACCTGATTGCGCGTTTCGCCAAGGATGAATCCGGCGCCACCGCTATCGAATACGGTCTGATCGCCGCCGGCATCGCGCTGGCCATCATCACCGTGGTCAACAACCTCGGCAGCACGATGAACACGAAGTTCGGCTCGATCAGCTCCTCGCTGAAGTAAGCGACCGACGAGCGACTGCAAAAGCCCCGGACCTCCGGGGCCTTTGTTTTTCTGAAGACGGCGAGTTCCAGTGGCGTTGCGCGAGTACAGAACCAGGGCCGCAGTCGCGGCGAACGAGGCGGAGGCGGCACATGCCGGCTCGCCGGCCTATTGGGTCTGCCTTGCGCTGTTGCTCGCGACGGCCGTGCTCGCCGTGCGCATTGCCAGCCTCTGGTGAGCACGTTTTCGCCGGAGCCGCTGCCCGGCTGCCGTTGTCGGTTTGTTTAGCACTGCGGGCTAGCATGCTTGGCGCCAGCTTCCGCGAACAACCAGGCCTCAAGACGCAGCCCATGATCCTCGACCTTGCGCGCCTTATGCTCTTCCCGGCCCTCATGGCCTTCGCCGCGGCGAGCGATCTCTTCACGATGACGATCTCGAACCGCGTATCGCTGGTCCTGGTCGCAGGCTTCTTCGCCCTCGCTGCCGCCGGTGGCATGGCACCTTACGAGATGCTGAGCCATGTCGGTGCCGGCGCACTTGTGCTGGTCGTGGCCTTCGGCTGCTTTGCGATGGGCTGGGTCGGCGGCGGCGATGCCAAGGTCGCGGCCTCCGTCGCGCTCTGGTTCGGCTTTGCCCATCTGATGAACTTCCTGCTCTACGCCTCACTGTTCGGCGGAGCGCTGACGCTGCTCCTGCTCCAGTTCCGGCAATGGCCGCTGCCCTACGGGCTGGCCGGCCAGGCCTGGCTCGCACGGCTGCACGCCAAGGAGAGCGGCATTCCCTACGGCATCGCGCTCGCGCTGAGCGCGTTAATGGTCTACCCGGAGACCGAATGGGTGAAGGCGATCGACCTCGCTCACCTCGCACTGCGCTGAACGCACTGGGGTAACCCTGCGTTAAGGCAATTTAGATACGCCTCATTAACCATGCTTTGACGAATAGCTGGTCAACTGCCGATTACGGCGGCGGCAGCGTCGCGGCGTCTTGTTGGAAAGTGAAGCGTATGAATAGGGCACGCATTGTCGTCCTGACGGTCGCCATCTGCGCCGGCGGCGTCGCCGCGTACCTGGCGAGCGGCTCGGACAATTCTGCGCCGCCTCCAGCTCCGGTCGCGCAGCTTCCGACCGTCGACGTCCTCGTCGCCAAGAACGACATCGGTCTCGGCCAGACCGTCAAGCCGGAAGACGTGCAATGGCAGACCTGGCCGGCCGCGACCGCCAGCGCCGCCTTCATCC comes from Bradyrhizobium sp. CCGE-LA001 and encodes:
- a CDS encoding A24 family peptidase translates to MILDLARLMLFPALMAFAAASDLFTMTISNRVSLVLVAGFFALAAAGGMAPYEMLSHVGAGALVLVVAFGCFAMGWVGGGDAKVAASVALWFGFAHLMNFLLYASLFGGALTLLLLQFRQWPLPYGLAGQAWLARLHAKESGIPYGIALALSALMVYPETEWVKAIDLAHLALR
- a CDS encoding Flp family type IVb pilin, which gives rise to MKNLIARFAKDESGATAIEYGLIAAGIALAIITVVNNLGSTMNTKFGSISSSLK